Proteins co-encoded in one Megalops cyprinoides isolate fMegCyp1 chromosome 1, fMegCyp1.pri, whole genome shotgun sequence genomic window:
- the LOC118772862 gene encoding hepcidin-1-like: MKFVSLAILVVLSMCVLHCTTAQRSESSRQEEVGDEELQMDDVMIFSAEKSQMEQSNFRAKRSGRSCRFCCKNGHCGICCSF, from the exons atgaagtttGTTTCCTTGGCAATTCTTGTGGTCCTCAGCATGTGTGTCCTCCACTGCACCACCGCACAGCGCTCCGAG agcagcaggcaggaagaGGTTGGTGATGAAGAACTGCAGATGGATGACGTCATGATTTTCTCAGCTGAGAAGAGTCAGATG GAACAGTCGAACTTCAGGGCAAAGCGGAGCGGCCGATCGTGCAGATTCTGCTGCAAGAATGGACACTGTGGAATCTGCTGCTCTTTCTGA
- the LOC118773520 gene encoding myeloid-associated differentiation marker-like protein 2 — protein MDQIAFTPSSLISSRGILHMIEIVLSALDAGLLNLNYHPSHTYWVWCMFTWVFCTLMTLIITVIELFKIDLLLTFFRIMDWDDFAVGMAMTMTLMVFSTAVIYPVFYACSRCYLSWVISVISWLILIAYAIEAVKGKMSKKGSYLSILPGFIKVLEAFVTCIIFISLTGYVGKPGLYWCILVYIIPFPVTLLVIVINVLQLLKKCIPFDLNKYMFFLLLVFVLLYVTAAIIWPIYSFRGNPRPADCPPNFCIWSILFVVTFMTYVNLILYIVDCIFTKLKICGF, from the coding sequence atggaTCAAATTGCATTCACACCTTCATCATTAATATCAAGCAGAGGAATACTGCACATGATTGAGATAGTGTTAAGTGCTTTGGATGCTGGTCTGCTTAATCTCAATTACCATCCTAGTCACACCTATTGGGTCTGGTGCATGTTCACCTGGGTCTTCTGCACTTTAATGACTTTGATCATCACTGTCATCGAGCTGTTCAAGATTGATCTTCTCCTGACGTTTTTTAGAATAATGGATTGGGACGATTTTGCTGTCGGTATGGCCATGACAATGACCCTCATGGTCTTTTCAACTGCTGTCATCTACCCGGTGTTCTACGCTTGCTCACGTTGCTACTTGTCATGGGTGATTTCTGTCATATCCTGGCTGATCCTCATCGCATATGCTATAGAGGCAGTGAAAGggaaaatgagcaaaaaaggCAGCTATCTATCCATCCTGCCGGGCTTCATCAAGGTTCTGGAGGCCTTTGTGACCTGCATCATCTTCATCTCCCTCACCGGATATGTGGGAAAGCCAGGGCTATACTGGTGCATTTTGGTCTACATCATCCCATTCCCTGTGACTCTGCTCGTCATTGTAATAAACGTTCTTCAGCTGCTGAAAAAGTGTATACCGTTTGACCTGAACAAGTAcatgtttttcctccttttagtgtttgtgctgctgtatGTCACTGCAGCCATCATCTGGCCGATCTATAGCTTCCGAGGTAATCCCCGTCCTGCAGACTGCCCTCCCAACTTCTGCATCTGGAGTATCCTCTTTGTTGTCACCTTTATGACGTATGTCAATCTCATTCTTTACATAGTGGactgcattttcacaaagcTTAAGATATGTGGGTTTTAA
- the LOC118772851 gene encoding hepcidin-1-like yields MKFVSLAIFVVLSICVLHCTTAQRSESSRQEEVGDEELQMDDVMIFSAEKSQMEQSNFRAKRSGRSCRFCCKNGHCGICCSF; encoded by the exons atgaaGTTTGTTTCCTTGGCGATTTTTGTGGTCCTCAGCATCTGTGTCctccactgcaccactgcacaGCGTTCCGAG agcagcaggcaggaagaGGTTGGTGATGAAGAACTGCAGATGGATGACGTCATGATTTTCTCAGCTGAGAAGAGTCAGATG GAACAGTCGAACTTCAGGGCAAAGCGGAGCGGCCGATCGTGCAGATTCTGCTGCAAGAATGGACACTGTGGAATCTGCTGCTCTTTCTGA